Proteins encoded within one genomic window of Deltaproteobacteria bacterium:
- a CDS encoding dCTP deaminase — protein MSVRNDRWIIEQAKKGMIFPFKEKQVSKSVISFGVSSYGYDMRVADEFKIFTNVNCTIVDPKNFTDRNYVDFKGETCIVPPNSFALARSMEYFKIPRDILAICLGKSTYARCGIVVNITPLEPEWEGYVTIEISNTTPLPAKIYSNEGIAQVIFLGAEEECLISYKDKKGRYQKQTGIEPPKMI, from the coding sequence ATGAGTGTAAGAAATGACCGCTGGATTATAGAGCAAGCAAAGAAAGGAATGATATTTCCTTTTAAAGAAAAACAGGTGTCAAAAAGTGTTATCTCTTTCGGTGTTTCTTCCTATGGCTATGATATGCGAGTGGCGGATGAGTTTAAAATATTTACCAATGTGAACTGCACCATAGTAGACCCTAAGAATTTCACGGATAGAAACTATGTAGATTTTAAGGGAGAAACATGTATTGTTCCTCCCAATTCCTTTGCGTTGGCTCGTAGTATGGAATATTTTAAGATACCAAGAGATATATTGGCTATTTGCTTAGGGAAGTCTACCTATGCCAGGTGTGGGATTGTAGTCAATATTACACCCTTGGAACCAGAATGGGAAGGGTATGTAACTATTGAAATATCCAACACCACACCATTGCCAGCGAAGATATACAGCAACGAAGGCATTGCACAGGTTATCTTTTTGGGTGCTGAAGAAGAATGTTTAATCTCTTATAAGGACAAGAAGGGCAGATATCAGAAACAAACAGGTATTGAACCACCTAAAATGATTTAG
- a CDS encoding 4Fe-4S binding protein, with protein MVSKKVILTFKKEVVDKPIVCELSKEFNLTFNILEAKILPRREGVLIMELIGEEEKLQKGLDYLIQNNVIVEFVERKIKRDEEKCYHCGICVSVCPPEALVIDDKKTMKVSFYPDRCVACGWCVKVCPVKAMSL; from the coding sequence ATGGTATCTAAAAAAGTGATTCTTACATTCAAGAAAGAAGTGGTGGATAAGCCTATTGTATGTGAGCTTTCCAAGGAATTTAATTTAACATTCAATATATTAGAGGCAAAAATTCTTCCCAGAAGGGAAGGCGTGCTTATTATGGAACTCATTGGAGAAGAAGAGAAACTGCAAAAAGGATTAGATTATCTAATACAAAATAATGTAATTGTAGAGTTTGTAGAACGAAAGATAAAGAGAGATGAGGAAAAATGCTATCACTGTGGTATTTGCGTTTCTGTATGTCCTCCAGAAGCATTGGTAATAGATGATAAGAAGACGATGAAGGTATCCTTCTACCCGGATAGATGTGTTGCTTGCGGCTGGTGTGTGAAGGTATGTCCTGTCAAAGCGATGAGCTTGTAG
- a CDS encoding metallophosphoesterase: MNRIFVIGDIHGCYERLKTLLEKLHIKNNDMLIFLGDYIDRGTDSKKVVEEVINLKSQYHIITLLGNHEKMLLDILQKSLPIEMWLFNGGETTLLSYGIKKYNISSDLFPPEHIEFFKSLLPYYEMDNYIFVHAGLKPNIPLEKQSIDDLVWIRDEFIYSDCDFGKVVVFGHTPLAEPLFLKNKIGIDTGAVYGEKLTCLVLPEKEIIQI, encoded by the coding sequence GTGAATCGCATATTTGTTATAGGTGATATTCATGGTTGCTATGAAAGATTAAAGACATTGTTAGAAAAACTACATATAAAAAACAATGATATGCTTATATTCTTGGGAGATTATATTGACAGGGGAACGGATTCAAAAAAAGTGGTAGAGGAAGTGATAAATCTCAAATCGCAATATCATATTATTACACTTTTAGGTAACCATGAAAAAATGCTTTTAGATATTCTTCAAAAGAGTTTACCTATAGAGATGTGGCTGTTCAATGGAGGGGAAACTACACTGTTAAGCTATGGTATAAAAAAGTATAATATTTCATCCGATCTCTTCCCTCCCGAGCACATAGAGTTTTTTAAAAGCCTTCTTCCATATTATGAGATGGACAATTATATATTTGTTCATGCCGGATTGAAACCGAACATACCCTTAGAAAAACAATCTATTGATGATTTGGTGTGGATAAGAGATGAGTTTATATACAGTGATTGTGACTTTGGCAAAGTTGTTGTATTTGGACATACTCCCTTAGCTGAACCTCTATTTCTAAAAAACAAGATTGGCATTGACACTGGAGCGGTATATGGCGAAAAGCTCACCTGTCTTGTTCTTCCTGAAAAAGAGATTATCCAGATATGA
- the nrfD gene encoding polysulfide reductase NrfD: protein MNGVATQRMSGWHLIWMLISLIVVAIGGITGLYGWVFGQAGMFGATREMTMGVCLIGYLYFVGITTGLCVIGALGHLFGFDTYEPATSRAAWLAIMSLLAAFSCILWDLGHPIKAIFLFIFSPNLSAPIMGMAIFYASYIVFAIVEFILLMRKKYGIAVVFGGIALVLDVIARANVGFVFGSAVARPFYVGPFPSFFFLALSMTSGMAVFLLTTTWISKLRGKSNPSLIKAATKVQIVSLCVVALFYMWYIISGKFGLVPGKYEAVKALYAGPLSLNFWLFEIICGIVLPLILYASAKGKSATITFIASILVIAGTYAAHYDFTMAGQIVSVLHPLGMTTEHSTVYLNYTPKIAEWLIIAGGYGVLSFLFLLGEAIFKFPISEKAE, encoded by the coding sequence ATGAATGGAGTAGCAACACAAAGAATGTCGGGTTGGCATCTAATATGGATGCTAATATCGTTGATAGTAGTGGCAATTGGCGGTATTACTGGTTTATACGGCTGGGTTTTTGGGCAAGCTGGGATGTTTGGTGCAACACGTGAGATGACTATGGGTGTCTGTCTTATCGGTTATCTCTACTTCGTTGGTATTACCACTGGTTTGTGTGTGATTGGTGCATTGGGACATCTGTTTGGTTTTGACACTTATGAGCCAGCAACATCAAGAGCGGCCTGGCTGGCTATCATGTCTCTTTTGGCTGCTTTTTCCTGTATCCTGTGGGATTTAGGCCATCCCATTAAAGCAATTTTTCTGTTTATTTTTTCACCAAATCTTTCTGCGCCTATAATGGGAATGGCTATCTTCTACGCATCTTATATTGTTTTTGCTATCGTAGAATTTATACTGCTTATGCGTAAAAAATATGGAATAGCTGTTGTGTTCGGCGGAATAGCGCTTGTGCTTGATGTTATAGCAAGAGCAAATGTAGGTTTTGTGTTTGGCTCTGCTGTTGCCAGACCATTTTATGTTGGACCGTTTCCTTCTTTCTTTTTCTTGGCTTTATCTATGACTTCCGGAATGGCCGTTTTTCTTTTGACTACCACCTGGATTTCCAAATTGAGGGGAAAAAGCAACCCATCACTTATAAAAGCGGCTACAAAAGTGCAGATCGTGTCCTTGTGCGTAGTAGCATTATTTTATATGTGGTATATAATAAGCGGCAAGTTCGGTCTTGTCCCGGGCAAATATGAAGCGGTAAAAGCATTATATGCAGGTCCTCTTTCCTTAAACTTCTGGTTATTTGAGATAATCTGCGGAATTGTTTTACCTTTAATACTTTATGCTTCAGCTAAGGGAAAATCGGCAACAATTACATTTATTGCCTCTATATTAGTTATCGCCGGCACATATGCTGCTCATTACGATTTCACTATGGCAGGACAGATTGTTTCTGTACTGCATCCATTAGGCATGACTACAGAACACTCCACGGTGTATTTAAATTATACTCCAAAGATAGCGGAATGGCTTATTATCGCTGGAGGGTATGGCGTGTTATCCTTCCTATTCTTGTTGGGTGAAGCAATATTCAAATTCCCCATCAGTGAAAAAGCAGAATAG
- a CDS encoding DUF3147 family protein: MFWIKVAVSAFIIVILSELAKRVPCLSGVIAAMPLTTLLVIIWLKIGKSSSDIIISFSKGVIIGIVPTIIFFVLFIILLKKTPFITSLLLSILAWLIVVLIFQKLGIV; the protein is encoded by the coding sequence ATGTTTTGGATAAAAGTTGCTGTCTCTGCATTTATTATCGTCATTCTCTCTGAATTAGCCAAGAGGGTGCCCTGCTTAAGTGGTGTAATTGCAGCTATGCCCCTTACTACACTGCTTGTGATCATCTGGCTGAAAATAGGAAAAAGTTCCTCGGATATTATAATTTCATTTTCTAAAGGCGTGATTATAGGTATAGTTCCTACCATTATCTTTTTTGTATTGTTTATCATATTGTTAAAGAAGACTCCTTTTATCACATCACTACTTCTGAGCATACTTGCCTGGCTTATTGTAGTTCTGATATTTCAGAAACTGGGCATTGTTTAA
- a CDS encoding DUF2018 family protein, translating into MDNIFEYGLEIKEPTYEDIVEKFMLVLDRGEKDAIVGEIEKVAEYIVALERFLEDNNMDFTEEDVKKMKMQYLPDIEQRKKLFMLHFVGRIIKREG; encoded by the coding sequence ATGGATAATATATTTGAATATGGATTGGAAATAAAAGAACCTACTTATGAAGATATTGTAGAGAAATTTATGCTTGTTCTGGATAGAGGAGAAAAGGATGCTATTGTAGGGGAAATAGAAAAGGTAGCGGAGTATATTGTTGCTTTGGAAAGGTTTTTGGAAGATAATAATATGGATTTTACGGAGGAAGATGTTAAAAAGATGAAAATGCAGTATCTACCCGATATTGAGCAGAGAAAAAAGCTATTCATGCTACATTTTGTAGGAAGAATAATTAAGAGAGAAGGATAA
- a CDS encoding 50S ribosomal protein L28: MARKCDICGKKPIVGFKVSRSNRKTKRRWLPNLHKMKVLVDGKVKKLNVCMKCLKAGKVEKYVRV, translated from the coding sequence ATGGCACGAAAATGTGATATTTGCGGTAAGAAGCCAATAGTAGGGTTCAAGGTAAGTCGTTCTAACAGAAAAACGAAAAGAAGATGGCTGCCGAATCTTCATAAGATGAAAGTATTGGTGGATGGAAAAGTGAAAAAGCTCAATGTATGTATGAAATGCCTTAAAGCAGGTAAAGTGGAAAAATATGTTCGGGTCTAA
- a CDS encoding UPF0280 family protein gives MNNRFYRTSSENFQDYIVKVRESDLFIKSHTNKEESIKECVENLRGDIKRYIRKRRDFLVSLKPLEMDEEAPQIVKEMIKYTQIVGVGPMAAVAGAIAEFVGKTVMDDEEYIIENGGDIFLKLNKQPKIAVFAGSSPSSGLMVKLKKDVLPYGICTSSATIGPSLSLGKTDACLVISHSAILSDALATRIGNMVKNERDIRKGLDFAQSIDGILGCVIVMGSKTGIWGNIEISS, from the coding sequence ATGAATAATCGTTTCTATCGCACTTCTTCAGAAAACTTTCAGGATTACATCGTAAAAGTGAGGGAAAGTGACCTGTTTATAAAATCGCATACTAACAAGGAAGAAAGCATAAAAGAATGTGTAGAAAATTTGAGAGGAGATATTAAAAGGTATATTAGAAAAAGGAGAGATTTTCTTGTTTCTTTAAAGCCATTGGAAATGGATGAGGAGGCACCACAAATTGTCAAAGAGATGATAAAATATACACAAATTGTCGGTGTAGGCCCGATGGCTGCTGTGGCTGGAGCGATAGCAGAATTTGTGGGAAAAACAGTAATGGATGATGAAGAATATATCATAGAAAACGGTGGGGATATATTCCTCAAATTAAACAAACAACCAAAAATAGCTGTATTTGCAGGTTCATCTCCTTCAAGTGGACTTATGGTGAAATTAAAGAAAGATGTATTGCCATATGGTATATGTACCTCATCAGCAACGATAGGGCCATCTCTTAGTTTAGGTAAAACGGATGCCTGCCTTGTTATATCTCACAGTGCAATATTGTCCGATGCCTTAGCAACAAGAATTGGCAACATGGTAAAAAATGAAAGGGACATAAGAAAAGGATTGGATTTTGCTCAAAGCATAGATGGTATTTTAGGGTGTGTTATTGTTATGGGCAGCAAAACGGGTATATGGGGAAACATAGAGATTTCCTCTTAA
- a CDS encoding YebC/PmpR family DNA-binding transcriptional regulator, with protein MSGHSKWSSIKHKKGRTDAKRGQIFTKLIKEITIATRLGGKDINANPRLRLAVEKSKESNMPKENIERAIKKGAGELPGVSYEEILYEGYGPGGVAILIYATTDNKKRTTASIRHILSKYGGNLGENGCVSWMFERRGCLTFSREETDEEQLMEKAIEAGATDVIDNGEDGVYEVIAETKVFNEVKDSLVQVGFKPQADTIEMIPQSTVRLEGKDAEKMLTLMNKLDEDEDVSQVYANFDISNEIMEKFQ; from the coding sequence ATGTCTGGACACAGTAAATGGAGTAGTATTAAACATAAGAAAGGTAGAACAGATGCTAAAAGGGGACAAATATTTACCAAGCTCATCAAGGAAATTACCATTGCTACTCGCTTGGGAGGAAAGGATATAAATGCGAACCCTCGCTTGAGGTTAGCAGTGGAAAAGTCTAAAGAAAGCAATATGCCCAAAGAAAATATTGAGCGAGCAATAAAAAAAGGAGCGGGAGAATTACCCGGCGTAAGCTATGAAGAGATTTTATATGAAGGCTATGGCCCCGGTGGTGTAGCAATATTGATCTATGCCACTACAGACAACAAGAAGCGCACTACAGCCAGCATAAGACACATTTTAAGTAAATATGGTGGAAATTTGGGTGAGAATGGTTGTGTTTCCTGGATGTTTGAAAGAAGAGGTTGTTTGACTTTCAGTAGAGAAGAAACAGACGAAGAACAATTGATGGAAAAAGCAATAGAAGCGGGGGCAACGGATGTAATAGACAACGGAGAAGATGGTGTATATGAAGTAATTGCAGAGACCAAAGTCTTTAATGAAGTAAAAGATTCTCTTGTTCAAGTTGGTTTCAAACCCCAGGCAGATACTATTGAGATGATTCCCCAAAGTACGGTAAGGTTGGAAGGGAAAGATGCAGAAAAAATGCTAACCCTTATGAATAAATTAGATGAAGACGAGGATGTCTCTCAGGTATATGCCAATTTTGACATATCAAATGAAATAATGGAGAAATTCCAATAG